The following coding sequences lie in one Candidatus Hydrogenedentota bacterium genomic window:
- a CDS encoding ABC transporter permease subunit gives MNRLKYRIIGKLLLHAALVAGSALFAAPFIWLVSTSVKSADELFPPRWMPPLPDLVSRSPYLGLRDNELPVRPSGVEEELWEERRDKVAVTLSARIQEMGPQLPDFFQPYLGHPLFAESLFAVMLRRTPDPVFNGPEAECLAWFRERVTPREAIEVFENTYRRMALTEAAFVSWDMEQVEPLAAEDIRWTVLEGDVEVVPRLAHFDRKSQELHYRFENTPRFRVQAEFPVDWTADRLKKFRIGHRADRSWHTVWATLELGGHRFEASEPGYVGTDRWQDFTWQMASPEDRSVMVKNWLVMHDAGDAAFNQPGMARLTLEYRQARGIWPLINKFSANYLEVLRRVPLGRYVRNSVYLVIMNIVGQLFGASLVAYAFARLQWPGRELCFLLVLATLMIPPQVTLIPVFLIFKELGWYNTLKPLWVPAFAGSAFFIFLLRQFMRTIPADLEDSAKIDGCSYFGIYWRIILPLIKPALATIAIFTFMWVWNDFMGPLIFVTNQELYPLSLGLFSLHAVLILQSQHQIMMAASVLMTLPVILLFFAAQRQFIQGITLTGMKG, from the coding sequence ATGAACCGGCTCAAATACAGAATAATAGGAAAACTGCTATTACATGCGGCGTTAGTCGCAGGCTCTGCCCTGTTTGCCGCACCGTTTATCTGGCTGGTCAGCACCAGTGTGAAGTCGGCGGATGAACTGTTTCCGCCCCGGTGGATGCCCCCATTGCCCGACTTGGTGTCGCGTTCCCCCTATTTGGGACTGCGGGACAATGAATTGCCCGTGCGTCCCTCGGGGGTGGAGGAGGAGCTTTGGGAGGAACGGCGTGACAAGGTGGCAGTGACCCTGTCGGCGCGGATACAGGAAATGGGACCGCAACTGCCGGACTTTTTCCAGCCCTACCTCGGCCATCCGCTCTTTGCGGAGTCGTTGTTCGCCGTAATGCTGCGGCGCACGCCGGACCCGGTGTTCAACGGACCGGAGGCGGAGTGTCTGGCCTGGTTTCGGGAGCGAGTGACCCCCCGCGAGGCCATCGAAGTCTTTGAGAACACCTACCGCCGCATGGCACTCACAGAAGCGGCTTTTGTCTCTTGGGACATGGAGCAGGTGGAGCCCCTGGCGGCGGAGGATATCCGCTGGACGGTGCTGGAAGGCGACGTGGAGGTGGTGCCGCGTCTGGCGCATTTTGACCGCAAATCCCAGGAACTGCACTACCGGTTCGAGAATACGCCCCGGTTTCGGGTTCAGGCGGAGTTTCCCGTGGACTGGACGGCGGACCGGCTCAAGAAATTCCGCATCGGCCACCGGGCGGACCGTTCCTGGCATACCGTGTGGGCCACGCTGGAACTGGGCGGACACCGCTTTGAGGCCTCCGAGCCGGGCTATGTGGGCACAGACCGCTGGCAGGACTTCACCTGGCAGATGGCCAGTCCCGAGGACCGTTCCGTGATGGTGAAGAACTGGCTGGTGATGCATGACGCCGGGGATGCGGCGTTCAACCAGCCGGGCATGGCCCGCCTCACCCTGGAATACCGCCAGGCACGGGGTATTTGGCCCCTCATTAACAAATTCTCGGCCAATTATCTGGAAGTGTTGCGGCGGGTGCCTCTGGGCCGGTATGTCCGAAACAGTGTTTATCTGGTCATTATGAACATTGTGGGGCAGTTGTTTGGCGCGTCCCTGGTGGCCTATGCCTTTGCGCGGCTGCAATGGCCGGGCCGGGAACTCTGTTTCCTGCTGGTCCTGGCCACGCTGATGATCCCCCCGCAGGTCACGTTGATCCCGGTCTTCCTGATCTTCAAGGAACTCGGCTGGTACAACACCCTGAAACCCCTCTGGGTGCCCGCCTTTGCCGGCAGCGCGTTCTTTATTTTCCTCCTCCGTCAGTTCATGCGGACCATACCCGCCGATTTGGAGGATTCCGCCAAGATAGACGGATGCAGTTACTTCGGCATCTACTGGCGCATCATCCTGCCCCTCATCAAGCCCGCCCTGGCCACCATCGCCATTTTCACGTTCATGTGGGTGTGGAACGACTTCATGGGGCCCTTAATCTTTGTGACCAACCAGGAACTGTACCCCCTGAGCCTGGGCCTTTTCTCCCTGCATGCGGTGCTCATCCTCCAAAGCCAGCATCAGATCATGATGGCCGCCTCCGTCCTCATGACCCTGCCGGTGATACTCCTCTTCTTCGCCGCCCAGCG